A window from Zingiber officinale cultivar Zhangliang chromosome 7A, Zo_v1.1, whole genome shotgun sequence encodes these proteins:
- the LOC122000064 gene encoding glycerophosphocholine acyltransferase 1-like, translating to MEVGESFLKTISIKVFLRSQRIVYKLAKRAEEQHKRFIFKATYLLCVLGYGAFCFILGAWPQDVPLIYCLLYIMVVPLRWVYYLSKKWHYYLLDFCYYANTFFLITILFYPKNEKLFMVCFSFAEGPLAWASVVRRCSLVFISIDKIVGVLIHLLPGIVFFTIRWWNPEPMSPRGRTAAWPEVEENAFLWTWLFAVPLAAYTMWQLLYFLIADALSWQQFLISDPEVITSYRELPKKAQKADIWWRLSSLLGDKNRPTMNILIQTIFTAATMALSVLIFLSYEMHLAFQVLMLSATVWNGGSFIWDTFLIPKQAILKEQKKKP from the exons ATGGAGGTTGGAGAGTCCTTCCTCAAGACCATCAGCATCAAAGTCTTCCTTCGCTCCCAG AGGATTGTTTATAAACTCGCTAAGCGAGCAGAAGAACAACACAAGAGGTTCATCTTCAAG GCGACATATTTATTGTGTGTTCTTGGATATGGTGCTTTCTGCTTCATACTTGGTGCAT GGCCCCAAGATGTTCCACTAATTTATTGTTTGCTATATATAATGGTGGTTCCTTTAAGGTGGGTTTACTATCTGTCCAAGAAATGGCATTATTATCTCCTG GATTTCTGCTACTATGCAAACACATTCTTTCTGATCACGATTCTCTTCTATCCCAAGAATGAAAAGCTTTTCATGGTTTGTTTTTCATTTGCAGAG GGGCCATTGGCTTGGGCATCGGTAGTTCGCCGTTGCAGCCTTGTTTTCATCTCCATTGATAAAATTGTTGGTGTTCTTATACATCTTCTACCTG GAATTGTTTTCTTCACCATCAGATGGTGGAATCCAGAACCTATGAGCCCCCGAGGCAGAACAGCAGCATGGCCTGAGGTGGAGGAGAATGCCTTCCTATGGACATGGTTGTTCGCGGTTCCTTTGGCTGCCTACACCATGTGGCAACTCCTCTACTTCCTCATTGCCGATGCATTGAGCTGGCAGCAATTTCTAATTAGTGACCCTGAGGTCATAACTTCTTATAG GGAACTACCAAAGAAGGCTCAAAAGGCAGACATCTGGTGGAGGTTAAGCAGCCTTCTCGGCGACAAAAATCGACCCACCATGAACATTTTGATCCAGACTATCTTTACAGCAGCAACCATGGCTCTCAGTGTTCTCATCTTCCTGTCCTACGAGATGCATTTAGCTTTTCAGGTCTTGATGCTCTCAGCTACAGTATGGAATGGTGGAAGCTTCATTTGGGATACCTTCCTCATTCCCAAGCAAGCCATCCTCAAGGAGCAGAAGAAAAAGCCCTAA